A part of Miscanthus floridulus cultivar M001 chromosome 6, ASM1932011v1, whole genome shotgun sequence genomic DNA contains:
- the LOC136456117 gene encoding phenylalanine--tRNA ligase, chloroplastic/mitochondrial-like isoform X2, giving the protein MRPLIRTARCWLLRARVRAMATLPTAPPATAISFTTRPLYTPSSRSHRRLLARFFSVAPASAGARGLRAAASAVEVGGVKIAREDVVKEDDLTNNVPDTIFSKIGLQLHRRDNHPLGILKNTIYNYFDKNFTGQFDKFDDLCPLVSVKQNFDDVLVPSDHVSRSYNDTYYVDGQTVLRCHTSAHQAELLRDGHTHFLVTGDVYRRDSIDSTHYPVFHQMEGFRVFSPDEWSGSGMDGTAYAAAELKKILEGLARHLFGAVDMRWVDTYFPFTNPSFELEIYFQDDWLEVLGCGVTEQEILKRNGRRDHVAWAFGLGLERLAMVLFDIPDIRLFWSNDKRFTSQFSQGKLGVKFKPFSKFPPCYKDMSFWINDAFTENNLCEVVRGIAGDLVEEVKLIDNFTNKKGMTSHCYRIAYRSMERSLTDEEINNLQLNVREAVKDKLKVELR; this is encoded by the exons ATGCGCCCGCTTATCCGAACCGCTCGCTGCTGGCTCCTCCGCGCGCGTGTTCGTGCCATGGCCACGCTTCCCACGGCACCCCCCGCCACCGCCATCTCCTTCACCACCCGCCCCCTCTACACCCCTTCGTCGCGTTCTCACCGCCGCCTCCTCGCCCGCTTCTTCTCCGTCGCGCCGGCGTCGGCCGGGGCGAGAGGGCTCCGAGCGGCGGCCTCCGCCGTTGAGGTGGGCGGCGTCAAGATCGCGCGCGAGG ATGTTGTGAAGGAGGATGACCTGACAAACAACGTGCCAGACACTATCTTCTCGAAGATCGGCCTGCAGCTGCACAGGAGGGATAACCATCCCCTTGGGATTCTGAAGAACACAATTTATAATTACTTTGACAAGAACTTCACTGGACAGTTTGACAAGTTTGATGACCTTTGCCCCCTTGTTTCTGTCAAGCAG AATTTTGATGATGTCTTGGTCCCTTCTGACCATGTAAGCCGGAGTTACAATGACACATATTATGTTGATGGTCAAACAGTCTTAAGGTGTCATACCAGTGCTCATCAAGCTGAGCTGCTAAGGGATGGACATACACACTTTCTTGTAACTGGAGATGTTTACCGTAGGGATTCCATTGATTCAACTCACTATCCTGTCTTCCATCAG ATGGAAGGGTTCCGTGTCTTCTCTCCTGATGAATGGTCAGGTTCTGGCATGGATGGGACAGCATATGCAGCTGCAGAACTCAAGAAAATACTGGAAGGCTTGGCAAGACATCTATTTG GTGCTGTAGACATGCGATGGGTTGACACTTACTTCCCATTTACCAACCCATCCTTTGAGCTCGAAATATATTTTCAG GATGACTGGTTGGAGGTTTTGGGGTGTGGAGTCACTGAGCAGGAAATTTTGAAAAGAAATGGCAGGAGAGACCATGTGGCATGGGCCTTTGGATTGGGCTTGGAGCGCCTTGCAATGGTCCTTTTTGACATTCCAGATATTCGACTCTTCTGGTCGAATGATAAACGGTTCACGTCCCAG TTCTCACAAGGCAAGCTTGGTGTCAAGTTCAAGCCATTTTCAAAG TTTCCTCCTTGTTACAAGGATATGAGTTTCTGGATCAATGATGCATTTACAGAGAACAACTTATGTGAGGTTGTCAGAGGAATTGCTGGTGATCTTGTTGAGGAG GTAAAACTTATTGATAATTTCACCAACAAGAAAGGCATGACAAGTCATTGCTATAGAATAGCCTATAGGTCAATGGAACGTTCGCTCACGGATGAGGAGATTAACAATCTTCAG TTGAATGTCAGGGAAGCTGTGAAAGATAAATTGAAAGTAGAGTTGAGATAG
- the LOC136456117 gene encoding phenylalanine--tRNA ligase, chloroplastic/mitochondrial-like isoform X1 has product MRPLIRTARCWLLRARVRAMATLPTAPPATAISFTTRPLYTPSSRSHRRLLARFFSVAPASAGARGLRAAASAVEVGGVKIAREVDVVKEDDLTNNVPDTIFSKIGLQLHRRDNHPLGILKNTIYNYFDKNFTGQFDKFDDLCPLVSVKQNFDDVLVPSDHVSRSYNDTYYVDGQTVLRCHTSAHQAELLRDGHTHFLVTGDVYRRDSIDSTHYPVFHQMEGFRVFSPDEWSGSGMDGTAYAAAELKKILEGLARHLFGAVDMRWVDTYFPFTNPSFELEIYFQDDWLEVLGCGVTEQEILKRNGRRDHVAWAFGLGLERLAMVLFDIPDIRLFWSNDKRFTSQFSQGKLGVKFKPFSKFPPCYKDMSFWINDAFTENNLCEVVRGIAGDLVEEVKLIDNFTNKKGMTSHCYRIAYRSMERSLTDEEINNLQLNVREAVKDKLKVELR; this is encoded by the exons ATGCGCCCGCTTATCCGAACCGCTCGCTGCTGGCTCCTCCGCGCGCGTGTTCGTGCCATGGCCACGCTTCCCACGGCACCCCCCGCCACCGCCATCTCCTTCACCACCCGCCCCCTCTACACCCCTTCGTCGCGTTCTCACCGCCGCCTCCTCGCCCGCTTCTTCTCCGTCGCGCCGGCGTCGGCCGGGGCGAGAGGGCTCCGAGCGGCGGCCTCCGCCGTTGAGGTGGGCGGCGTCAAGATCGCGCGCGAGG TAGATGTTGTGAAGGAGGATGACCTGACAAACAACGTGCCAGACACTATCTTCTCGAAGATCGGCCTGCAGCTGCACAGGAGGGATAACCATCCCCTTGGGATTCTGAAGAACACAATTTATAATTACTTTGACAAGAACTTCACTGGACAGTTTGACAAGTTTGATGACCTTTGCCCCCTTGTTTCTGTCAAGCAG AATTTTGATGATGTCTTGGTCCCTTCTGACCATGTAAGCCGGAGTTACAATGACACATATTATGTTGATGGTCAAACAGTCTTAAGGTGTCATACCAGTGCTCATCAAGCTGAGCTGCTAAGGGATGGACATACACACTTTCTTGTAACTGGAGATGTTTACCGTAGGGATTCCATTGATTCAACTCACTATCCTGTCTTCCATCAG ATGGAAGGGTTCCGTGTCTTCTCTCCTGATGAATGGTCAGGTTCTGGCATGGATGGGACAGCATATGCAGCTGCAGAACTCAAGAAAATACTGGAAGGCTTGGCAAGACATCTATTTG GTGCTGTAGACATGCGATGGGTTGACACTTACTTCCCATTTACCAACCCATCCTTTGAGCTCGAAATATATTTTCAG GATGACTGGTTGGAGGTTTTGGGGTGTGGAGTCACTGAGCAGGAAATTTTGAAAAGAAATGGCAGGAGAGACCATGTGGCATGGGCCTTTGGATTGGGCTTGGAGCGCCTTGCAATGGTCCTTTTTGACATTCCAGATATTCGACTCTTCTGGTCGAATGATAAACGGTTCACGTCCCAG TTCTCACAAGGCAAGCTTGGTGTCAAGTTCAAGCCATTTTCAAAG TTTCCTCCTTGTTACAAGGATATGAGTTTCTGGATCAATGATGCATTTACAGAGAACAACTTATGTGAGGTTGTCAGAGGAATTGCTGGTGATCTTGTTGAGGAG GTAAAACTTATTGATAATTTCACCAACAAGAAAGGCATGACAAGTCATTGCTATAGAATAGCCTATAGGTCAATGGAACGTTCGCTCACGGATGAGGAGATTAACAATCTTCAG TTGAATGTCAGGGAAGCTGTGAAAGATAAATTGAAAGTAGAGTTGAGATAG
- the LOC136457281 gene encoding uncharacterized protein, protein MDRFHGCAIRHPHPKILLCIAGKNNITTHAISTQEGSAPQASCNLEAMAAHLSDNVLQITTVKIMNSAKTRKRNFQAGNKALKDSAADGAACSSLASREHSIRENEPSRSKIFERSDVRFPIDSCTAQGTDMNNHKMKSADLPGNLEEVYQKYRENENVSSLNSGSLQEGKKRRKKRGRKRHNRCKKATSQDSPAPTAADNSGLMTFLSENCTSGLKPEEQRKKQDQNKAPMTNLVLVNNAKRSEPFGVNLEGAIEKSCELGTNSLDSTFENRYELSIG, encoded by the exons ATGGATAGGTTTCATGGTTGCGCCATCCGCCATCCGCATCCAAAGATTTTGTTGTGTATTGCTGGGAAAAATAACATCACGACTC ATGCCATTTCAACTCAAGAAGGTTCTGCTCCGCAAGCAAGTTGCAATTTGGAAGCAATGGCAGCACATCTAAGCGATAATGTGCTGCAAATTACAACTGTGAAGATAATGAACTCAGCTAAAACAAGAAAGAGGAATTTTCAGGCTGGAAATAAGGCGCTAAAAGATTCTGCGGCTGATGGTGCTGCCTGCTCTTCTCTTGCCAGCCGTGAGCATTCTATCAGAGAAAATGAACCCTCAAGGAGCAAGATATTTGAGAGATCCGATGTAAGATTCCCGATTGATAGCTGCACTGCACAAGGAACTGATATGaataatcacaagatgaagagtGCCGATTTGCCAGGGAACTTGGAGGAAGTATACCAAAAATATAGGGAAAATGAAAATGTATCTTCTCTCAACTCCGGCAGTTTACAGGAGggaaaaaagagaaggaaaaaaaGAGGCAGGAAAAGGCATAATCGTTGTAAAAAAGCTACTTCACAGGATTCTCCAGCACCAACTGCTGCTGATAATTCTGGTTTGATGACATTCCTTTCTGAGAACTGTACTTCAGGTCTTAAACCAGAGGAACAGAGGAAGAAGCAAGATCAGAACAAGGCACCCATGACTAACTTAGTTTTAGTCAACAATGCAAAGAGATCAGAACCATTTGGTGTGAATTTGGAAGGCGCTATTGAAAAGAGCTGTGAACTGGGAACGAATAGTTTGGACAGCACCTTTGAAAATAGGTATGAGCTGTCAATTGGTTGA